One region of Flavobacterium pisciphilum genomic DNA includes:
- a CDS encoding dihydroorotase, with protein MKIIIREAKIIDSKSPFHNKTADILIKDGLIEKIGTSLPNTENADEIKLDNLHISQGWFDSSVSLGEPGYEDRETISNGLNVAAKSGFTAIALQPNSYPIIDNQSQVNFVKNKANGFATELFPIGALTKASEGKDMAELFDMKKTGAVAFGDYNKSLDNANLLKIALQYVQDFDGLVIAYSQDQNIKGNGVANEGIVSTRLGLKGIPDLAEELQIVRNLFLLEYAGGKLHIPTISTTKSVQLIKEAKAKGLNVTCSVAVHHLVLTDEKLEGFDTRFKVTPPLRTEIDRQALLAGVLDGTIDMITSDHNPIDIEFKKMEFDMAKNGTVGLESAFGALATVLPLETVIEKLTLGKSVFGIENNTITEGSKANITLFNPEGKTTFSKENILSKSKNSAFLGTPLQGSVYGIVNQSQLVLKK; from the coding sequence ATGAAAATAATCATCAGAGAAGCAAAAATTATTGATTCTAAAAGTCCATTTCATAACAAGACTGCAGATATTTTAATTAAGGATGGTTTAATCGAAAAAATAGGAACTTCACTTCCTAATACTGAAAATGCCGACGAGATAAAACTCGATAATTTACATATTTCGCAAGGATGGTTTGACAGTAGTGTTTCGCTTGGAGAGCCAGGTTACGAAGACCGTGAAACTATCTCTAATGGATTGAATGTAGCTGCAAAAAGCGGATTTACTGCTATTGCTTTACAACCCAACTCCTACCCGATTATCGATAATCAATCGCAAGTAAATTTTGTAAAAAACAAGGCCAATGGTTTTGCTACTGAACTTTTCCCTATTGGAGCTTTGACCAAAGCTAGCGAAGGAAAAGATATGGCAGAATTATTTGACATGAAAAAAACTGGAGCTGTAGCTTTTGGTGATTACAACAAAAGTCTTGACAATGCCAATTTACTTAAAATAGCATTACAATATGTACAGGATTTTGATGGTTTGGTAATTGCTTATTCACAAGATCAAAACATTAAAGGGAATGGTGTTGCCAATGAAGGAATTGTTTCAACTCGATTAGGTTTAAAAGGAATTCCTGATCTTGCTGAAGAATTACAAATTGTTCGCAACCTATTCTTATTAGAATACGCTGGTGGAAAGCTTCATATTCCAACTATCTCAACTACTAAATCAGTTCAATTAATTAAAGAAGCTAAAGCAAAAGGACTAAACGTAACCTGTAGTGTTGCCGTACATCATTTGGTTTTAACTGATGAAAAACTAGAAGGTTTTGATACTCGTTTTAAAGTTACACCTCCTTTACGAACTGAAATAGACAGACAAGCATTGCTTGCAGGTGTTTTAGACGGAACTATTGATATGATTACTTCTGATCACAACCCAATTGATATTGAATTCAAAAAAATGGAGTTTGATATGGCCAAAAATGGTACTGTTGGTCTAGAAAGTGCCTTTGGTGCTTTAGCAACAGTATTACCTTTAGAAACTGTAATCGAAAAATTAACCTTAGGAAAATCAGTTTTTGGTATCGAAAACAATACAATTACCGAAGGTTCTAAAGCAAACATTACCTTATTTAATCCAGAAGGTAAAACTACTTTCTCAAAAGAGAATATCTTATCTAAATCTAAAAACTCTGCCTTTTTAGGTACTCCGCTACAAGGTTCTGTTTACGGAATTGTGAATCAGAGTCAATTGGTTTTGAAAAAATAA
- the bcp gene encoding thioredoxin-dependent thiol peroxidase, which translates to MTTLQVGDKAPNFSGTDQDGNTHKLADYAGKKLVVFFYPKASTPGCTAEACDLRDNFERFQANNYALLGVSADAQKAQAKFKEKYSFPFPLLADEDKSVIEAFGVWGPKKFMGREYDGIHRTTFVINEEGIIEDIISKVKTKEHADQILK; encoded by the coding sequence ATGACAACATTACAAGTAGGAGATAAAGCACCAAATTTTTCAGGAACAGACCAAGACGGGAATACACATAAATTAGCTGATTATGCAGGAAAAAAATTAGTAGTTTTCTTTTATCCAAAAGCAAGTACACCAGGATGTACAGCTGAGGCTTGTGATTTAAGAGATAATTTTGAGCGTTTTCAAGCAAATAATTATGCCCTTTTGGGAGTTAGTGCTGATGCACAAAAAGCACAAGCTAAATTTAAAGAAAAATACAGCTTTCCGTTTCCTTTACTAGCCGATGAAGATAAATCAGTGATAGAAGCATTTGGAGTTTGGGGACCAAAAAAATTCATGGGAAGAGAGTATGACGGAATCCATAGAACAACATTTGTAATCAACGAAGAAGGAATTATAGAAGATATAATTTCAAAAGTAAAAACCAAAGAACACGCAGATCAGATACTGAAATAA
- a CDS encoding vWA domain-containing protein, translating to MHFKHPEILYFLFLLIVPILVHLFQLRRFKKSYFTNVRLLAKLSIQTRKSSKIKKWLLLATRLLLLTCLILAFAQPFFTAKDSKNANNEMYIILDNSFSMQAKGKKGELLKRAVQELLENTPENTSFSLLTNTDNYWNTDIKSVRNSLQNLKYSASPFELDNIMAKVKARKSAFKKDIIIITDAVGLGEKQLKNINSEDNPYFIIPKAEQKNNVAIDSVFINQTLDNFYDIGINLSGYGDNFKPISMSLFNNDKLIAKTIVNFDTKKKKVNFTIPKQAFHGYVVIEDNGLEYDNQLYFSISETKKTNVISIGEPAKSNFLSRIYTSEEFNYHNFDIRSLDYNSLDKQDAIILNELDEVPQALQTTLKSFVSKGGNVVIIPSEKITIANMNSFLSNFGKVQMGSFENKEKLITKINFDHPIFSGVFENKIKNFQYPKTKSSFPITSSYSSALTYEDQSAFLTSIQNQVSAVSVFSAPINSINSNFQQSPLIVPVFYKMAQNNQKSGINAITIGNNQPYFVEALLSKDAILEVRGTEEQFIPIQQILNNKVKIVFNDYPEQAGNYTIYNKKEALENVSFNYKRSESDLSQINTNLISNYKTADTISTIFNTLQTERTDNEIWKWFVIFALLFIVAEMAIIRFVK from the coding sequence ATGCATTTTAAACATCCCGAAATTTTATACTTTCTGTTCTTATTGATTGTTCCAATTTTGGTTCATTTATTTCAATTACGACGTTTCAAAAAGTCATATTTCACTAATGTTCGACTTTTAGCAAAACTCTCTATCCAAACCCGAAAAAGTTCCAAAATCAAGAAATGGCTATTATTAGCTACACGCTTATTGCTACTTACTTGCCTTATTCTTGCTTTTGCTCAACCCTTTTTTACTGCCAAAGACAGCAAAAATGCCAATAACGAAATGTATATCATTCTTGATAATTCATTTAGTATGCAGGCAAAAGGTAAAAAGGGTGAATTACTAAAACGTGCCGTTCAGGAATTATTAGAAAACACTCCCGAAAACACTTCATTTTCTTTACTTACCAACACAGATAATTACTGGAACACCGACATAAAATCGGTTCGTAACTCATTACAGAATCTAAAATACAGTGCCTCTCCTTTTGAATTGGATAATATAATGGCAAAGGTGAAAGCGCGTAAGTCAGCTTTTAAAAAGGATATTATCATTATTACTGATGCAGTTGGATTGGGTGAAAAACAATTAAAAAACATTAATTCAGAAGACAATCCGTATTTTATAATCCCAAAAGCGGAACAAAAAAATAATGTGGCTATTGATAGCGTTTTTATCAATCAAACTCTGGATAATTTTTATGATATCGGTATTAATTTATCTGGATATGGCGATAACTTTAAGCCTATTTCGATGTCTTTATTCAACAACGATAAGCTAATCGCTAAAACCATTGTAAACTTTGACACCAAAAAGAAGAAAGTCAATTTTACCATTCCAAAACAAGCTTTTCATGGCTACGTTGTTATTGAAGATAATGGCTTAGAATATGACAACCAATTGTATTTTAGCATTTCCGAAACTAAAAAAACCAACGTTATTAGTATTGGTGAACCTGCAAAAAGCAATTTCTTATCTCGAATTTACACTTCTGAGGAATTCAATTATCATAATTTTGACATTCGTTCTCTTGACTACAATAGCCTTGATAAACAAGATGCTATTATCTTAAATGAGTTAGATGAAGTTCCGCAGGCATTACAAACAACCTTGAAATCTTTTGTATCAAAAGGTGGAAACGTTGTTATTATTCCATCAGAGAAAATTACTATTGCTAATATGAATTCATTTTTATCAAATTTTGGTAAAGTACAAATGGGTTCTTTTGAAAATAAAGAAAAACTGATTACCAAAATCAACTTTGATCATCCTATATTCTCTGGTGTTTTCGAAAATAAAATCAAGAACTTTCAATATCCAAAAACAAAGAGTTCGTTCCCTATTACAAGTTCTTATTCATCGGCCTTAACCTATGAAGATCAAAGTGCTTTTTTAACCTCGATACAAAATCAAGTTTCAGCAGTTTCTGTTTTCTCTGCGCCCATAAACAGCATCAATTCTAATTTTCAGCAATCACCGCTGATTGTTCCTGTTTTTTATAAAATGGCACAAAACAATCAGAAATCTGGAATAAATGCGATAACTATCGGTAACAACCAACCGTATTTTGTTGAAGCACTACTGTCTAAAGATGCCATTTTAGAAGTAAGAGGAACTGAGGAACAGTTTATTCCAATTCAGCAGATTTTAAATAATAAAGTAAAAATCGTTTTTAATGATTACCCTGAACAAGCTGGTAATTATACCATTTATAATAAAAAAGAAGCGTTAGAAAACGTAAGTTTTAATTACAAACGAAGTGAAAGTGATTTGAGTCAGATTAACACTAATTTGATCTCTAATTATAAAACTGCCGATACAATTTCAACTATTTTTAACACCCTACAAACGGAGCGAACCGACAATGAGATTTGGAAATGGTTTGTTATCTTTGCATTGTTATTTATAGTAGCAGAAATGGCTATAATTCGATTCGTAAAGTAA
- a CDS encoding RNA polymerase sigma factor encodes MANLQTPDALLVKNYVEGNESALSTLIKRHESKIYGFIYSKIADKDISNDIFQDTFIKVIKTLKSNSYNEEGKFLPWVMRISHNLIVDHYRKTKKMPMYRETEEFSIFSIMSDDTLTIENKMIVDQVEVDLKKLIEELPSDQKEVLVMRMYQDMSFKEISEVTGVSINTALGRMRYALMNIRKIIEKHQIILTN; translated from the coding sequence ATGGCTAATCTGCAAACTCCTGATGCTCTATTGGTGAAGAACTATGTTGAAGGTAACGAAAGTGCTTTGTCAACATTGATAAAAAGACATGAATCAAAGATTTATGGATTTATATATTCAAAAATAGCTGACAAAGACATCTCAAATGATATATTTCAGGATACATTCATAAAAGTAATCAAGACTTTAAAAAGCAACTCATATAACGAAGAGGGTAAATTCTTACCTTGGGTAATGCGTATATCACACAATTTAATTGTAGATCATTACCGAAAAACAAAGAAAATGCCAATGTATAGAGAAACCGAAGAATTTTCAATATTCTCTATTATGTCAGATGATACACTAACAATCGAAAATAAAATGATTGTAGATCAAGTTGAAGTAGACTTGAAAAAGCTAATAGAAGAGCTTCCAAGTGATCAAAAAGAAGTATTGGTAATGCGTATGTATCAGGATATGAGCTTTAAAGAAATTTCAGAAGTAACTGGTGTTAGTATTAATACAGCGCTAGGTAGAATGAGATATGCTCTGATGAATATTAGAAAAATTATAGAAAAACATCAAATTATTTTAACTAATTAA
- a CDS encoding alpha/beta hydrolase-fold protein: MKQLLFSLLFISFSFFAKAQSDNKITIGTIETVHSKILNEDRKVWIYVPDGYIKGATKTEQYPVIYLLDGNAHFTSVVGMTEQLSTMNGNTICPKMIVVGILNTDRARDLTPTHIESDLPMMNVNASKTTGGNENFIAFIQKELMPYVETNYPTAPYKMLIGHSFGGLTAINALANHTNLFNSYVSIDPSMWWDKQKFLEQTKKTFATKEFKNTSLFIGIANTMEAGMDTIKVKKDTTQATRHIRAIFELANTLKKNKQNQLNFQYKYYDNDSHGSVPLIAEYDALRFIFSFYKLNLGFSDLTDASINFPLKIEKHYQNVSEKMGYKILPPEGSINDCGYRALGLKNLAQAEYFFKLNIKNYPNSFNVYDSLGDYYKETGDKTNAIINYKKTLSINKENAETKQKIEALEKGK, translated from the coding sequence ATGAAACAACTATTATTCTCTCTACTTTTTATTAGCTTTTCTTTTTTTGCAAAAGCACAATCAGACAACAAGATTACTATTGGTACAATTGAAACTGTTCATTCTAAGATATTAAATGAAGACCGAAAAGTCTGGATATATGTTCCTGATGGTTATATCAAAGGTGCAACTAAAACAGAGCAATATCCTGTTATTTACTTGTTAGATGGTAATGCCCATTTCACATCAGTTGTTGGCATGACGGAGCAATTAAGCACCATGAACGGAAATACAATTTGTCCAAAAATGATTGTAGTAGGAATACTCAATACGGATAGAGCTCGAGATTTAACCCCTACTCACATAGAATCTGATTTACCTATGATGAATGTTAATGCTAGTAAAACTACTGGCGGAAACGAAAACTTCATTGCTTTTATCCAAAAAGAATTAATGCCGTACGTTGAAACCAACTACCCTACGGCACCATACAAAATGCTAATCGGACATTCTTTTGGTGGTTTAACGGCTATAAACGCACTTGCAAATCACACCAATTTATTCAACTCTTATGTCTCTATTGATCCAAGCATGTGGTGGGACAAACAAAAATTTCTAGAGCAAACCAAAAAAACATTTGCAACAAAAGAATTCAAAAATACCAGCTTGTTTATAGGAATTGCTAATACCATGGAAGCAGGAATGGATACTATCAAGGTAAAAAAAGACACAACACAAGCTACAAGACACATTCGAGCTATTTTTGAATTAGCTAATACACTAAAAAAGAACAAGCAAAACCAATTGAACTTTCAGTACAAGTATTATGATAATGATAGCCATGGTTCTGTTCCTTTAATTGCCGAATATGATGCGCTTCGCTTTATATTTAGTTTTTACAAACTAAACTTAGGATTCAGTGATCTTACAGATGCAAGTATTAATTTTCCTTTAAAAATTGAAAAACATTATCAAAATGTTTCTGAAAAAATGGGATACAAAATACTACCTCCTGAAGGTTCTATAAACGATTGTGGTTACAGGGCCCTTGGACTAAAAAACTTAGCTCAAGCTGAATATTTCTTCAAACTAAACATTAAAAACTATCCCAATAGCTTTAATGTATATGATTCTCTTGGTGATTATTATAAAGAAACAGGTGATAAAACTAATGCAATAATCAATTACAAAAAAACGTTATCAATCAACAAGGAAAACGCCGAAACGAAACAAAAAATTGAAGCACTTGAAAAAGGAAAATAG
- a CDS encoding endonuclease III domain-containing protein, producing the protein MNKQERVTFVINTLKELYPTIPVPLDHKDPYTLLIAVLLSAQCTDVRVNQITPLLFAKADNPYDMIKMSIEEIQDIIRPCGLSPMKAKGIHGLSHILIDKHGGEVPQSYEYLEELPAVGHKTASVVMSQAFGVPAFPVDTHIHRLMYRWNLSNGKNVTQTEKDAKRLFPEEIWNDLHLEIIWYGREYSPARGWDLDKDIITKTIGRKSVIDDYNESQASKKQKNH; encoded by the coding sequence ATGAATAAACAAGAAAGGGTAACTTTTGTTATAAATACGTTAAAAGAATTATATCCAACCATCCCTGTGCCTCTTGATCACAAGGATCCTTATACTTTATTAATTGCTGTATTGTTATCGGCTCAATGTACTGATGTACGTGTGAACCAAATCACTCCTTTATTATTTGCAAAGGCGGACAATCCGTATGATATGATAAAAATGTCTATTGAAGAAATTCAAGACATTATTCGTCCTTGTGGTTTATCTCCTATGAAAGCCAAAGGAATTCACGGTTTATCACATATACTTATTGACAAACATGGTGGTGAAGTTCCTCAGAGTTATGAATATCTGGAAGAGCTACCTGCAGTTGGCCATAAAACAGCGAGTGTAGTTATGTCACAAGCCTTTGGCGTTCCTGCATTTCCTGTAGACACTCATATTCATAGATTGATGTACAGATGGAATTTATCTAACGGAAAAAATGTGACTCAAACTGAAAAAGATGCTAAACGTCTTTTTCCTGAGGAAATTTGGAATGATTTACATCTAGAGATTATTTGGTACGGACGAGAATATTCGCCTGCCCGTGGTTGGGACCTTGACAAAGACATCATTACAAAAACGATTGGAAGAAAATCAGTTATTGATGATTATAACGAAAGTCAAGCTTCTAAAAAACAAAAAAATCACTAA
- a CDS encoding TonB-dependent receptor has translation MGIEIKLKGDKVIAQIPSIKDKALRINLNENIYGTFAEIGAGQETVRHFFRSGGSSGTIAKAMSAYDKDFSDAIYGIESDGRYVTEERLKKMLTLEGQIIEERLSREKHPTKLFFSYANTVATIDFAKQFKGHGWVGIRYQIEPDEAYNEIILHIRFKETDARLQQETLGILGVNLIYGAFYKYNDPKRLLRYLYDHLDKDQLEIDTINFSGPRFADVDNRLISLQLVKNGMTDAVMFNPEGKNILPAAILYKKNILALRGSFRPVTKVNMDMYEKSLKMFLEESKVEKDNTLVIFEITLSNLRSDGEIDERDFMDRAELLCSLGQTVMISNFQEYYKVVEYFANYTKARMGLAMGVNNLVDIFDEKYYRHLSGGILEAFGKLFYRDMKVFLYPMIDEDGTIMNSTNLKVHPRMKELYKFFKFNGKVIDVADFDPHTLEVFSREVLKMISQGKPGWEPMLPIGIAEIIKEHHLFGYEPNKVLKESN, from the coding sequence ATGGGTATAGAAATAAAACTTAAGGGCGACAAAGTCATCGCTCAGATACCATCCATAAAAGACAAAGCTCTACGAATTAATCTAAATGAAAATATCTACGGAACCTTTGCAGAGATTGGTGCTGGCCAAGAAACGGTAAGACATTTTTTTAGATCTGGTGGTTCATCTGGAACAATTGCGAAGGCAATGTCTGCTTATGATAAAGATTTTAGTGATGCCATTTACGGAATTGAAAGTGATGGCCGCTATGTTACTGAAGAGAGATTAAAGAAAATGTTAACTCTTGAAGGTCAAATAATCGAAGAACGTCTAAGCAGAGAAAAGCACCCTACCAAACTTTTCTTTAGCTATGCCAATACTGTTGCAACAATCGATTTTGCAAAACAATTTAAAGGCCACGGTTGGGTTGGAATAAGATACCAAATTGAACCTGATGAAGCATATAACGAAATTATACTTCACATTCGTTTTAAAGAAACTGATGCTCGATTACAACAAGAAACACTAGGGATACTTGGGGTTAACTTAATTTACGGAGCATTTTATAAATACAACGATCCTAAGAGATTACTTCGTTATTTATACGATCACCTTGACAAGGATCAACTTGAAATTGACACCATTAACTTTTCTGGTCCTCGATTTGCCGATGTTGACAATCGATTGATTAGTTTACAATTGGTAAAAAATGGAATGACCGATGCGGTAATGTTCAATCCTGAAGGTAAAAACATCCTTCCTGCTGCCATTTTATACAAAAAGAATATTCTTGCCTTACGCGGGAGTTTTCGTCCTGTAACTAAGGTTAATATGGACATGTATGAGAAATCATTAAAAATGTTTCTCGAAGAAAGCAAAGTCGAAAAAGACAATACGCTGGTAATTTTCGAAATCACTCTATCAAACCTTCGTTCTGATGGAGAAATTGATGAACGTGATTTTATGGATAGAGCCGAATTGCTTTGTTCATTAGGTCAAACCGTAATGATTTCGAACTTCCAAGAATACTATAAAGTAGTAGAGTATTTTGCTAATTATACCAAAGCCCGAATGGGATTGGCAATGGGAGTTAATAATCTTGTAGATATCTTTGATGAGAAATACTATCGCCATTTAAGTGGTGGTATTCTTGAAGCTTTCGGAAAATTATTTTACCGAGACATGAAGGTTTTCTTATACCCAATGATTGATGAAGATGGTACAATCATGAACTCTACCAACTTAAAAGTTCACCCTAGAATGAAAGAACTATACAAGTTCTTTAAATTTAATGGAAAAGTAATTGATGTTGCCGATTTTGACCCTCATACCCTTGAAGTATTCTCTAGAGAGGTACTAAAAATGATTAGTCAAGGTAAACCTGGATGGGAACCAATGCTTCCAATAGGTATTGCCGAAATCATTAAAGAACATCACTTATTTGGTTACGAGCCTAATAAAGTTTTAAAAGAATCGAATTAA
- a CDS encoding cysteine hydrolase family protein — translation MKISKLDNPALILIDIQKGFDNINYWGAERNNLDAEQNAAELLEIWRSNKLPIFHIQHCSSNPHSLLHETNPGNAFKDIVKPNPGENVIQKNVNSAFIGTDLKEQLDEAKIDTLVIIGLTTDHCVSTTTRMAGNFGYNTFLISDATAAFNKKGLNDQEFSAETIHETALASLNEEFAQVVTTDFIKQNI, via the coding sequence ATGAAAATATCTAAACTCGACAATCCGGCACTAATCCTAATCGACATTCAGAAAGGTTTTGACAATATAAATTATTGGGGAGCTGAACGCAACAATTTGGATGCTGAACAAAATGCTGCAGAACTTCTTGAAATATGGAGAAGCAATAAGTTACCGATTTTTCATATACAACATTGCTCCTCTAATCCTCACTCTCTGCTTCATGAAACTAATCCTGGTAATGCGTTTAAAGACATTGTTAAACCAAACCCTGGAGAAAATGTAATCCAAAAAAATGTAAACAGCGCCTTTATTGGTACCGATTTAAAAGAACAACTTGATGAGGCTAAAATCGACACACTCGTTATTATAGGTTTAACAACTGATCATTGCGTATCAACAACAACTAGAATGGCTGGGAATTTTGGATATAATACCTTTTTAATTTCTGATGCAACAGCTGCTTTTAATAAAAAAGGACTAAATGATCAAGAATTTAGTGCCGAGACTATTCACGAAACTGCCCTTGCTAGTTTAAACGAAGAATTTGCTCAAGTAGTTACAACCGATTTTATAAAACAGAATATTTAG
- a CDS encoding alpha/beta hydrolase: MNLSLEYKIREPKVILDKNPLLLLLHGYGSNEEDLFSFASELPDNYYVISARAPYDLQYNSYAWYAINFDADQNKFSDNEQAKTSRDLIAVFVDELVANYPIDANNITLIGFSQGSILSYAVALSYPEKIQRVVAMSGYFNDEIIKEGFTQNDFKDLKIFASHGTVDQVIPIDWARKTPAVLEKLNIPVTYKEYPVGHGVAPQNFFDFKNWLAQ; the protein is encoded by the coding sequence ATGAATTTATCTTTAGAATATAAAATAAGAGAACCAAAAGTTATTTTAGACAAAAACCCTCTACTACTATTACTTCACGGATACGGCAGCAACGAAGAAGATTTATTCTCTTTTGCAAGTGAACTTCCTGATAATTATTATGTTATTTCTGCAAGAGCTCCTTATGACTTACAATATAACAGCTATGCGTGGTATGCAATCAATTTTGATGCTGATCAAAACAAATTTTCAGATAACGAGCAAGCCAAAACTTCACGTGATTTAATTGCTGTTTTTGTTGACGAATTAGTAGCTAATTATCCTATTGATGCTAATAACATTACTTTGATTGGTTTTAGTCAAGGTTCTATTTTGAGTTATGCTGTAGCACTTTCATATCCAGAAAAAATCCAGAGAGTAGTTGCAATGAGCGGTTATTTTAATGATGAAATCATCAAAGAAGGGTTTACGCAAAACGATTTCAAAGACCTAAAAATATTTGCTTCTCATGGAACTGTAGATCAAGTAATTCCAATTGATTGGGCAAGAAAAACACCTGCTGTTTTAGAAAAACTAAACATCCCGGTTACCTATAAAGAATATCCTGTTGGTCATGGAGTTGCTCCTCAGAATTTCTTTGATTTCAAAAATTGGCTAGCGCAATAG
- a CDS encoding MBL fold metallo-hydrolase: MKVYFLGTGTSQGIPIIGVDHPVCKSTDAKDKRLRVSIWISWDNHSYVIDCGPDFRQQMLACNCQKLDAILFTHEHADHTAGLDDIRPFNFRQGEMPIYAHQRVIDNLKKRFDYVFETVNKYPGAPSVKTIEVINDEPFAVGNKMAIPVNVMHGDLQVFGYRIDDFAYLTDVKTIEEAEIDKLKNLKVLVINALRVEPHDTHFNLQEALDFITLVQPEVAYLTHISHVLGFHEEVQKKLPKNVYLAYDNLEITI; the protein is encoded by the coding sequence TTGAAGGTATATTTTTTAGGTACAGGCACATCACAAGGTATTCCGATTATAGGGGTTGATCATCCTGTCTGCAAAAGCACTGATGCTAAGGACAAAAGACTTCGAGTGTCTATTTGGATTAGTTGGGACAATCATTCATATGTTATCGATTGTGGTCCCGATTTTAGACAACAAATGCTAGCTTGTAATTGTCAGAAATTAGATGCTATTTTATTTACACATGAGCATGCTGATCATACTGCAGGTTTAGATGACATACGTCCGTTTAATTTTAGACAAGGCGAAATGCCAATTTATGCACATCAACGTGTTATTGATAATTTAAAAAAACGCTTTGATTACGTATTCGAAACTGTAAATAAATACCCAGGAGCACCATCAGTAAAAACAATTGAGGTAATCAATGACGAGCCATTTGCAGTAGGAAATAAAATGGCGATTCCAGTAAATGTTATGCATGGTGATTTACAAGTTTTCGGATATCGAATAGATGATTTTGCCTATTTAACAGATGTAAAAACGATAGAAGAAGCCGAAATTGATAAATTAAAAAATCTAAAAGTATTAGTGATAAATGCATTACGTGTTGAGCCACATGATACACATTTTAATTTGCAAGAAGCCTTAGATTTTATAACTTTGGTTCAGCCAGAAGTGGCTTATTTAACTCATATTAGTCATGTTTTAGGATTTCATGAAGAGGTGCAAAAAAAGCTTCCTAAAAATGTTTATCTAGCATACGATAATTTAGAAATCACAATTTAA